A portion of the Thermus oshimai DSM 12092 genome contains these proteins:
- a CDS encoding nitrate reductase molybdenum cofactor assembly chaperone, whose translation MDKLLEALALALDYPIPGRLETLWRLWIECPRGQPKKKLEQFLKEVEKLSLGEWEELYTRTLDLTPTTAPYVGFAVYGESYQRGELLAALVRAFAEEGVDPGSELPDHLANVLRYLARAKRPLPELLEILPKALAEMHKTLKTLDATSPYLLLLEAAGEAVSGLVRR comes from the coding sequence ATGGACAAGCTCTTGGAAGCCCTGGCCCTGGCCCTGGACTACCCCATCCCGGGCCGCCTGGAAACCCTCTGGCGGCTTTGGATAGAGTGCCCCCGGGGCCAGCCCAAAAAGAAGCTGGAACAGTTCCTTAAAGAGGTGGAAAAGCTTTCCCTTGGGGAGTGGGAGGAGCTCTACACCCGCACCCTGGACCTCACCCCCACCACCGCCCCCTATGTGGGGTTCGCGGTCTACGGGGAGAGCTACCAACGGGGCGAGCTCCTCGCCGCCTTGGTCCGGGCCTTCGCGGAGGAGGGGGTGGACCCGGGGAGCGAGCTGCCCGACCACCTGGCCAACGTCCTCCGCTACCTGGCCCGGGCCAAGCGCCCCCTCCCTGAGCTCCTGGAGATCCTCCCCAAGGCCCTTGCGGAGATGCACAAGACCCTGAAGACCCTGGACGCCACAAGCCCCTACCTCCTCCTCCTGGAAGCGGCGGGCGAGGCGGTTTCGGGGCTGGTTAGGAGGTGA
- a CDS encoding MFS transporter translates to MLKTARGTWLSEWNPEDPKRWDARLAWRTLWITTFNLTLAFITWFVVSALVVRLPKVGFDLTSTQLFWLTAMPGLAGGTLRIVWTFLPPILGTRHLVTFSTLLLLIPLLGWTLAVQNTSTPYWVLLFLAFLAGIGGGNFSGFMPSTSYFFPKRLQGTALALQAGIGNFGVSVVQFVTPWIIGFALFGSLLGGPQTFTPKPGVSQPIWLQNATAVWIPFVLLGALLAWVYLRSVPVRANFREQLDIFRDKHTWVMTSLYIMTFGSFSGFSAIFPLLIREVYGRFEGAPDPLRYAFLGPLVGSLARVIAGPISDRFGGAIVTQVSALGIFLSALLVTLYTRPTSLDSFGMFVVSMLLVFFFSGVGNASTFKQMPMIFPPRQAGGVIGWTAAVAAYGPFLFSTLAAYTQKATGGFTAFFYGLMVFYALNLFLNWYYYARRGAEKPC, encoded by the coding sequence ATGCTGAAGACCGCCCGCGGCACCTGGCTTTCCGAGTGGAACCCCGAGGACCCCAAGCGCTGGGACGCTCGCCTGGCCTGGCGCACCCTCTGGATCACCACCTTCAACCTCACCCTGGCCTTCATCACCTGGTTCGTGGTGAGCGCCCTGGTGGTGCGCCTCCCCAAGGTGGGGTTTGACCTCACCTCCACCCAGCTCTTCTGGCTTACGGCCATGCCTGGCCTGGCGGGGGGCACCTTGCGCATCGTCTGGACCTTCCTGCCCCCCATCCTGGGCACGAGGCACCTGGTCACCTTCTCCACCCTCCTCCTCCTCATCCCCCTTTTGGGCTGGACCTTGGCCGTCCAGAACACCTCTACCCCCTACTGGGTCCTCCTTTTCCTGGCCTTTTTGGCGGGGATCGGCGGGGGGAACTTCTCCGGCTTCATGCCCTCCACCAGCTACTTCTTCCCCAAGCGCCTCCAGGGGACGGCCCTGGCCCTGCAGGCGGGCATCGGCAACTTCGGCGTGTCCGTGGTCCAGTTCGTAACCCCCTGGATCATCGGCTTCGCCCTCTTCGGCTCCCTCCTGGGCGGCCCCCAGACCTTCACCCCCAAGCCGGGGGTGTCCCAGCCCATCTGGCTGCAGAACGCCACCGCGGTCTGGATCCCCTTCGTCCTCCTGGGGGCTTTGCTGGCCTGGGTCTACCTGAGGAGCGTCCCCGTGCGGGCCAACTTCCGGGAGCAGCTGGACATCTTCCGGGACAAGCACACCTGGGTCATGACCAGCCTCTACATCATGACCTTCGGCTCCTTCTCCGGGTTCTCCGCCATCTTCCCCCTGCTCATCCGCGAGGTCTACGGGCGGTTTGAAGGGGCCCCCGACCCCTTGAGGTACGCCTTCCTGGGGCCGTTGGTGGGTTCCTTGGCCCGGGTCATCGCGGGGCCCATCTCCGACCGCTTCGGGGGGGCCATCGTCACCCAGGTTTCCGCCCTCGGCATCTTCCTCTCCGCTCTCCTCGTGACCCTCTACACCCGGCCCACCTCTTTGGACTCCTTCGGGATGTTCGTGGTCTCCATGCTCCTGGTCTTTTTCTTCAGCGGGGTGGGGAACGCCAGCACCTTCAAGCAGATGCCCATGATCTTCCCGCCCCGGCAGGCGGGGGGGGTGATCGGCTGGACGGCGGCGGTGGCGGCCTACGGGCCTTTCCTCTTCTCCACCCTGGCCGCCTACACCCAAAAGGCCACGGGGGGGTTCACGGCCTTCTTCTACGGGCTCATGGTCTTCTACGCCCTGAACCTCTTCCTGAACTGGTACTACTACGCCCGTAGGGGGGCGGAAAAACCCTGCTGA
- a CDS encoding indolepyruvate ferredoxin oxidoreductase subunit alpha: MPHVICEPCIGVKDRSCQEVCPVECIYDAGEQLYIHPDECIDCGACVPACPVSAIYPEEDVPEEWRGYIEKNRVWAATLPNVHVLE; this comes from the coding sequence ATGCCGCACGTGATCTGCGAGCCCTGCATCGGCGTGAAGGACCGGAGCTGCCAGGAGGTCTGCCCCGTGGAGTGCATCTACGACGCGGGGGAACAGCTTTACATCCACCCCGACGAGTGCATTGACTGCGGGGCCTGCGTGCCCGCCTGCCCGGTCTCGGCCATCTACCCCGAGGAGGACGTCCCCGAGGAGTGGCGGGGCTACATTGAGAAGAACCGGGTTTGGGCGGCCACCCTGCCCAACGTGCACGTGCTGGAGTAA
- a CDS encoding MFS transporter — translation MTTDPRLLEQERPVRIRVLILSTLAFTLMFAVWLMFGVLGVPIRKEFGLSDVQLSWISAVAILNGSLWRLLAGILADRYGGRLVLTLMLFFTAIPAYLVSRAGSYEELLLYAFLVGFAGNAFSVGIAWNSAWFPKEQQGFALGVFGAGNVGASVTKFIGPALIASIPASGYLGGLIPGGWRFVPFLYAILLVLMGFLLWFGTPRQDKKPGQGRPLLEMLRPLRYVRVWRFSLYYVVVFGAYVALSAWLPKYYVDVFRLPLHEAALLTALFIFPASLLRPVGGYFSDRLGARRVMYWTFWMILLPSAVLMMPEGHIVLYTKQGTKEVMQFTMNVWLFTLLVFLIGVGMGIGKAAVYKHIPTYFPQDVGAVGGLVGMLGALGGFFLPPLFAYAQAWTGLPQMTFFVLFALTAVAFLWMHLTVIQLLQQEAKHLKDDFELKGDRPC, via the coding sequence GTGACCACCGATCCCCGTCTGTTGGAACAGGAACGGCCCGTCCGCATCCGGGTCCTCATCCTCTCCACCCTGGCCTTCACCCTCATGTTCGCGGTCTGGCTCATGTTCGGGGTGCTGGGCGTGCCCATCCGCAAGGAGTTCGGCCTCTCGGACGTCCAGCTTTCCTGGATCTCCGCGGTGGCCATCCTTAACGGCTCCCTCTGGCGCCTTCTCGCCGGCATCCTTGCGGACCGGTACGGGGGGCGGCTCGTCCTCACCCTCATGCTCTTCTTCACCGCCATCCCCGCCTATTTGGTCTCCCGGGCGGGCAGCTACGAGGAGCTTCTCCTCTACGCCTTCCTGGTGGGCTTTGCCGGCAACGCCTTCAGCGTGGGCATCGCCTGGAACTCCGCCTGGTTCCCCAAGGAGCAGCAGGGCTTCGCCCTGGGGGTCTTCGGGGCGGGGAACGTGGGGGCCAGCGTCACCAAGTTCATCGGCCCGGCCCTCATCGCCAGCATTCCCGCCTCCGGCTACCTGGGGGGACTGATCCCCGGCGGGTGGCGGTTCGTCCCCTTCCTGTACGCTATCCTCCTGGTCCTGATGGGCTTCCTCCTCTGGTTTGGCACGCCGAGGCAGGACAAGAAGCCGGGCCAGGGCCGCCCCCTTCTGGAGATGCTCAGGCCCCTCCGCTACGTCCGGGTCTGGCGCTTCAGCCTTTACTACGTGGTGGTTTTCGGGGCCTACGTGGCCCTTTCCGCCTGGCTTCCCAAGTACTACGTGGACGTCTTCCGCCTGCCCCTCCACGAGGCGGCCCTCCTCACCGCCCTCTTCATCTTCCCGGCCAGCCTCCTAAGGCCCGTGGGGGGCTACTTCTCCGACCGCCTGGGGGCGCGGCGGGTCATGTACTGGACCTTCTGGATGATCCTCCTGCCCTCGGCCGTGCTCATGATGCCCGAGGGGCACATCGTCCTCTACACCAAGCAGGGGACCAAGGAGGTCATGCAGTTCACCATGAACGTCTGGCTCTTCACCCTCCTGGTCTTCCTCATCGGCGTGGGGATGGGCATCGGCAAGGCCGCGGTGTACAAGCACATCCCCACCTACTTCCCCCAGGACGTGGGGGCGGTGGGGGGGCTGGTGGGCATGCTGGGGGCCTTGGGGGGGTTCTTCCTCCCGCCCCTTTTCGCCTACGCCCAGGCCTGGACGGGCCTGCCCCAGATGACCTTCTTCGTGCTCTTTGCCCTTACGGCCGTGGCCTTCCTCTGGATGCACCTCACCGTGATCCAGCTCTTGCAGCAGGAGGCCAAGCACCTCAAGGACGACTTTGAGCTCAAAGGAGACCGCCCATGCTGA
- a CDS encoding DUF2249 domain-containing protein produces the protein MELDVREIPPRERHPRIFALFDALKPGEGFVLVNDHDPKPLYYQFQAERPGQVDWTYLEEGPSVWRVRIGKR, from the coding sequence ATGGAGCTGGACGTCAGGGAAATCCCCCCACGGGAGCGGCACCCCCGGATCTTCGCCCTCTTTGATGCCCTGAAGCCGGGGGAGGGCTTTGTCCTGGTCAACGACCACGACCCCAAGCCCCTCTACTACCAGTTCCAGGCCGAGCGCCCGGGGCAGGTGGACTGGACCTACCTGGAGGAGGGGCCTTCGGTATGGCGGGTAAGGATCGGGAAAAGGTGA
- a CDS encoding metal-sulfur cluster assembly factor, whose protein sequence is MTLEEQAWNLLRTVYDPELGLDVVNLGLIYELRVEPPRAYVLMTLTTPGCPLHDSMGEAVRRALSGLPGVEEVAVELTFDPPWTPARLSPEARRLLGWA, encoded by the coding sequence ATGACGCTGGAAGAACAAGCCTGGAACCTTTTGCGGACGGTGTACGACCCCGAGCTGGGCCTGGACGTGGTGAACCTGGGCCTCATCTACGAGCTCAGGGTGGAGCCCCCCCGGGCCTACGTCCTCATGACCCTCACCACCCCGGGCTGCCCCCTGCACGATTCCATGGGGGAGGCGGTGCGCCGGGCCCTCTCCGGCCTGCCCGGGGTGGAGGAGGTGGCGGTGGAGCTCACCTTTGACCCCCCCTGGACCCCGGCCCGGCTTTCCCCCGAGGCCAGGCGGCTTTTGGGCTGGGCCTAG
- a CDS encoding protoglobin domain-containing protein, whose amino-acid sequence MKVQEETLVLDLPPLPEEVFRDLLAFGGLSEEVQRGMRLDAERLLEGAAAFVAGVYDHLSRHPGTARALGWEGRVPEEELYLRRAFFSAWLARTIGVDTSSEFAREVYRAGLWHGGLGPKRAHIPPEYVGLSFAMVGRYVAERVRDVRPWLVYLSAQEEVMRKGYEAALALGAGRVAVAFQALGLAHPAQPGPLAFRVEGGVGEALAKVFAVNPALRDLALEPLFAEEEVGLWTESKTLWRLKPRWAVLKNGRDVRYLEGLSTPLQEGDRLTLLPPGR is encoded by the coding sequence ATGAAGGTGCAGGAGGAAACCCTGGTCCTGGACCTGCCCCCCCTGCCCGAGGAGGTCTTCCGCGACCTCCTGGCCTTCGGGGGGCTCTCGGAGGAGGTCCAAAGGGGCATGCGCCTGGACGCGGAACGGCTTCTGGAGGGGGCCGCGGCCTTCGTGGCCGGGGTGTACGACCACCTCTCCCGCCACCCGGGGACCGCCCGGGCCCTGGGCTGGGAGGGCCGGGTGCCGGAGGAGGAGCTCTACCTGCGCCGGGCCTTCTTCTCCGCCTGGCTCGCCCGCACCATCGGGGTGGACACCTCCTCTGAGTTCGCCCGGGAGGTGTACCGGGCGGGCCTCTGGCACGGGGGCCTGGGCCCCAAGCGGGCCCACATCCCCCCGGAGTACGTGGGCCTTTCCTTCGCCATGGTGGGGCGGTACGTGGCCGAAAGGGTGCGGGACGTGCGCCCGTGGCTGGTCTACCTCTCGGCCCAGGAGGAGGTGATGCGCAAGGGCTACGAGGCGGCCTTGGCCCTGGGGGCTGGGCGGGTGGCCGTGGCCTTCCAGGCCCTGGGCCTGGCCCACCCCGCCCAGCCCGGGCCCCTGGCCTTCCGGGTGGAAGGCGGGGTGGGGGAGGCCTTGGCCAAGGTCTTCGCGGTGAACCCCGCCCTGCGGGACCTGGCCTTAGAGCCCCTCTTCGCCGAGGAGGAGGTGGGGCTTTGGACGGAGAGCAAGACCCTCTGGCGCCTAAAGCCCCGCTGGGCGGTCCTGAAAAACGGCCGGGACGTGCGCTACCTCGAGGGCCTCTCCACCCCCTTGCAGGAGGGGGACCGGCTCACCCTGCTTCCCCCGGGGCGCTGA
- a CDS encoding PAS domain S-box protein, producing MWLPGGLKVALGYVVFAFFWFYISHPGPLRLLSASEPQVRVQVLTGLLFILLSGVLIYLVTWREERRLRTTGRFFQALTENSREVIYLLDGKGYLRYASPNVRAVLGYDPEGYRRAPIHALDFVHPEDRTYAEAALENLLRHPGETQEYRLRILDAWGRVRAVRVWGRNLLKDRAVQGVVLNLRDETELEEERARLKGVLEALPGQVYQARVEEGQDPAYAPLVYAAPKQAEALLGYPAEALLQDPAFYFAQVHPEDRKGLEEALRRAVAEPGRLQVCTYRFRHGKKGAWVWLRDTVSYDAQTRLLTGYTFDVTEEVEKEERFRLLFQAHPLPMWVYDLQTLRFLEVNEAAVRKYGYTREEFLSMTLLQIRPEKERLRLLEDLKRPRPPLQTSGPWTHRLKDGREIQVEIHSHLLSYAGREAALVVALDVTEKLRAEATQRLLQRALEAASEAVVLTDREGRIEWVNPAFTRLTGYGAEEALGKTPRILKSGLHPLEFYQALWATILSGKVWEGEIINRRKDGTLYTERMSITPVTEGGEIRHFVAVKRDITEEKTREEAVRESEALFRTLAETAPALILLWQEERLVFANSMAEALTGYTREELTERPIWEFVHPLDRALVRERGLARVRGEAVPGRYTFRILTKGGGVRWLDYSAARVEVGGKPAVLGVALDITEDRERQLSLEAFARVSLALRQSEELKEMLASGLKATLQAMEAPVGSLLLYDPTTGHLEEGASEGWLKEIPTPPRVGEGVEEGLVSRALRGEVVVSPDLKNDPRVRPGARALVPEGWSGLGVPLLAGRQAVGVLTLAWPHPRTPTPPEVERAALLGEAIGNALRRATLRKKLARRVEHLESLRAIDQAIVASLDLRLTLEVFLNEAFRLPVDAVALFLYRKEERALFLEGAKGFLSPKERLPQRMGLGEGHVGRAALEGKEVHVQDLAESPGAHPQFTLEEGLVSERAYPLFAKGRLLGVLAAFTRRPWDLAPEEEEFLEALVGQGAVALDNALTFQELQRKSLELEAAYDLTLWGWAKAVELRDQETAGHTERVTSLTLRLARALGVPEEELEHLRRGAILHDVGKIAIPDAILLKPGSLTEEEWAVMKRHPVYAHEWLSGIPFLRKALEIPYAHHERWDGSGYPRGLKGEAIPLSARIFAVVDVYDALTSDRPYRKAWPKEKALAYLEEEAGRLFDPEVVRAFLELMKGEA from the coding sequence GTGTGGCTACCGGGCGGCCTTAAGGTGGCGCTGGGTTACGTTGTTTTTGCCTTCTTTTGGTTTTATATTTCCCACCCCGGACCCCTCCGGCTCCTTTCCGCCTCCGAACCCCAGGTTCGCGTCCAGGTCCTCACGGGGCTTCTCTTTATCCTCCTAAGCGGAGTCCTCATCTACCTCGTAACTTGGCGGGAGGAAAGGCGGCTTAGGACCACGGGGCGGTTCTTCCAGGCCCTGACGGAAAACAGCCGGGAGGTGATCTACCTCCTGGACGGAAAAGGGTACCTCCGCTACGCCTCCCCCAACGTGAGGGCGGTCCTGGGGTACGACCCGGAGGGCTACCGGCGGGCACCGATCCACGCCCTGGACTTCGTCCACCCCGAGGACCGGACCTACGCCGAGGCCGCCCTGGAAAACCTCCTCCGCCATCCCGGGGAGACCCAGGAGTACCGCCTGCGCATCCTGGACGCCTGGGGCCGGGTGCGCGCGGTAAGGGTCTGGGGGCGGAACCTCCTGAAGGACCGGGCGGTACAGGGGGTGGTGCTGAACCTAAGGGACGAAACGGAGCTGGAGGAGGAACGGGCGCGGCTCAAAGGGGTTCTGGAAGCCCTTCCGGGCCAGGTGTACCAGGCGCGGGTGGAGGAGGGGCAGGACCCCGCCTACGCCCCCCTGGTCTACGCCGCCCCGAAGCAGGCGGAAGCCCTCCTGGGCTACCCCGCGGAGGCCCTCCTCCAGGACCCCGCCTTTTACTTCGCCCAGGTCCACCCCGAGGACCGGAAGGGTCTGGAAGAGGCCCTTCGCCGGGCGGTGGCGGAGCCGGGAAGGCTTCAGGTGTGCACCTACCGCTTCCGCCACGGGAAGAAGGGGGCGTGGGTCTGGCTCCGGGACACCGTGAGCTACGATGCCCAAACCCGCCTCCTCACCGGCTACACCTTTGACGTGACGGAGGAGGTGGAGAAGGAGGAACGCTTCCGCCTCCTCTTCCAGGCCCACCCCCTCCCCATGTGGGTCTACGACCTCCAAACCCTCCGCTTCCTGGAGGTGAACGAGGCCGCGGTGCGGAAGTACGGCTACACCCGGGAGGAGTTCCTCTCCATGACCCTCCTCCAGATCCGGCCTGAGAAGGAGCGGCTAAGGCTTCTGGAGGACCTGAAGCGCCCCAGGCCCCCCCTCCAGACCTCCGGACCCTGGACCCACCGGCTGAAGGACGGGCGGGAGATCCAGGTGGAGATCCACTCCCACCTCCTCTCCTACGCCGGGCGGGAGGCGGCCTTGGTGGTGGCCCTGGACGTAACGGAAAAGCTCCGGGCCGAGGCCACCCAAAGGCTCCTGCAACGCGCCCTGGAGGCGGCCTCGGAGGCCGTGGTCCTCACGGACCGGGAAGGGCGCATAGAGTGGGTGAACCCCGCCTTCACCCGCCTCACGGGCTACGGGGCGGAGGAGGCCCTGGGGAAGACCCCCAGGATCCTGAAATCCGGCCTTCACCCCCTGGAGTTCTACCAGGCGCTTTGGGCCACCATCCTTTCGGGGAAGGTGTGGGAGGGGGAGATCATCAACCGGCGCAAGGACGGCACCCTCTACACCGAGCGCATGTCCATCACCCCGGTAACGGAAGGGGGGGAGATCCGCCACTTCGTGGCCGTCAAGCGGGACATCACGGAGGAAAAGACCCGGGAGGAGGCCGTAAGGGAGTCCGAGGCCCTCTTCCGCACCCTGGCGGAAACCGCCCCCGCCCTCATCCTCCTTTGGCAGGAAGAACGCCTGGTCTTCGCCAACTCCATGGCCGAGGCCCTCACCGGCTACACCCGGGAGGAGCTCACGGAGAGGCCCATCTGGGAGTTCGTCCACCCCCTGGACCGGGCGCTGGTCCGGGAGCGGGGCCTGGCGCGGGTGCGGGGGGAGGCGGTGCCGGGCCGCTACACCTTCCGCATCCTCACCAAAGGGGGAGGGGTGCGCTGGCTGGACTACTCCGCGGCCCGGGTGGAGGTGGGGGGGAAGCCCGCGGTGCTGGGGGTGGCCCTGGACATCACCGAGGACCGGGAGCGGCAGCTGAGCCTCGAGGCCTTCGCCCGGGTGTCCCTGGCCCTCCGGCAGAGCGAGGAGCTCAAGGAGATGCTGGCCTCGGGGCTTAAGGCCACCCTGCAGGCCATGGAGGCCCCGGTGGGAAGCCTCCTCCTCTACGATCCCACCACGGGCCACCTGGAGGAGGGGGCCAGCGAGGGCTGGCTTAAGGAGATCCCCACCCCGCCCCGGGTGGGCGAGGGGGTGGAGGAAGGGCTGGTGAGCCGGGCCTTGCGGGGCGAGGTGGTGGTGAGCCCGGACCTGAAGAACGACCCCCGGGTCCGCCCCGGGGCCCGGGCCTTGGTGCCCGAGGGGTGGAGCGGGCTTGGGGTGCCTCTCCTCGCGGGGAGGCAGGCGGTGGGGGTCCTCACCCTGGCCTGGCCCCACCCCCGCACCCCCACCCCCCCTGAGGTGGAGCGGGCCGCCCTCCTAGGGGAGGCCATCGGCAACGCCCTGCGCCGGGCCACCCTCCGCAAGAAGCTGGCCCGGCGGGTGGAGCACCTGGAAAGCCTCCGGGCCATAGACCAGGCCATCGTGGCCTCCTTGGACCTCAGGCTCACCCTGGAGGTCTTCCTCAACGAGGCCTTCCGCCTCCCCGTGGACGCGGTGGCCCTCTTCCTCTACCGCAAGGAGGAGCGGGCCCTCTTCCTGGAAGGGGCCAAGGGGTTCTTGAGCCCCAAGGAGAGGCTTCCCCAACGGATGGGCCTGGGGGAGGGGCACGTGGGCCGGGCGGCCTTGGAAGGGAAGGAGGTCCACGTCCAGGACCTGGCGGAGAGCCCCGGCGCGCACCCCCAGTTCACCCTGGAGGAGGGGCTCGTCTCCGAGCGGGCCTACCCCCTCTTCGCCAAGGGCCGGCTCCTCGGGGTCCTGGCCGCCTTCACCCGCCGGCCCTGGGACCTGGCCCCGGAGGAGGAGGAGTTCCTCGAGGCCCTGGTGGGCCAGGGGGCGGTGGCCTTGGACAACGCCCTCACCTTCCAGGAGCTCCAGCGGAAGAGCCTGGAGCTCGAGGCCGCCTACGACCTCACCCTCTGGGGCTGGGCCAAGGCGGTGGAGCTCCGCGACCAGGAAACCGCCGGGCACACGGAAAGGGTCACCAGCCTTACCCTCAGGCTGGCCCGGGCCCTGGGGGTGCCGGAGGAGGAGCTGGAGCACCTCCGCCGGGGGGCCATCCTGCACGACGTGGGCAAGATCGCCATCCCCGACGCCATCCTCCTGAAACCGGGGTCCCTGACGGAGGAGGAGTGGGCGGTGATGAAGCGGCACCCCGTCTACGCCCACGAGTGGCTTTCCGGCATCCCCTTTCTGCGGAAGGCCTTGGAGATCCCCTACGCCCACCACGAGCGCTGGGACGGCTCCGGCTACCCCCGGGGGCTTAAGGGGGAGGCCATCCCCCTTTCCGCCCGCATCTTCGCCGTGGTGGACGTCTACGACGCCCTCACCTCGGACCGCCCCTACCGCAAGGCCTGGCCCAAGGAAAAAGCCCTGGCCTACCTGGAGGAGGAGGCGGGCCGCCTCTTTGACCCGGAGGTGGTGCGGGCCTTCCTTGAGCTCATGAAGGGGGAAGCCTAG
- the narI gene encoding respiratory nitrate reductase subunit gamma, protein MNWNLALFAYFPYVALALAVAVTAYRMVYRPFSVSAQSSQLLEQKRLFFGSVAMHWGLVIVLLGHLLALLLPKGLLLWNSVPLRLYLLEITGLGLGLWALLGVYILFARRLSVARVRAASTPMDYLVLVLLFVSILSGVLTALLYRYGSYWFPAVMTPYLWSVLTFNPRPELLQDLPFWTKLHVFNFWLLLALFPFSRLIHIVTVPLGYLLRPWQIVIWVRKLAR, encoded by the coding sequence ATGAACTGGAACCTGGCCCTTTTCGCCTACTTCCCCTACGTGGCCCTGGCCTTGGCGGTGGCGGTCACCGCCTACCGCATGGTCTACCGGCCCTTCTCGGTTTCGGCCCAGTCCAGCCAGCTTCTGGAGCAGAAGCGCCTCTTCTTCGGCTCCGTGGCCATGCACTGGGGCCTGGTCATCGTGCTCCTGGGCCATCTTTTGGCCCTCCTCCTTCCCAAGGGGCTCCTCCTTTGGAATAGCGTCCCCCTAAGGCTCTACCTTTTGGAGATCACCGGGCTCGGCCTCGGGCTTTGGGCCCTCCTTGGGGTCTACATCCTCTTCGCCCGGCGCCTCTCCGTGGCCCGGGTGCGGGCGGCCTCCACCCCCATGGACTACCTCGTCCTGGTCCTCCTCTTCGTTTCCATCCTTAGCGGGGTGCTCACCGCCCTCCTTTACCGCTACGGGAGCTACTGGTTCCCCGCGGTCATGACCCCCTACCTCTGGTCCGTCCTCACCTTTAACCCGAGGCCTGAGCTCCTCCAGGACCTCCCCTTCTGGACCAAGCTCCACGTCTTCAACTTCTGGCTCCTTTTGGCCCTCTTCCCCTTCTCCCGGCTGATCCACATCGTCACCGTGCCCCTGGGCTATCTCCTCAGGCCCTGGCAGATCGTCATCTGGGTGCGCAAGCTGGCGAGGTGA
- a CDS encoding DUF2249 domain-containing protein, with amino-acid sequence MAGKDREKVTPEMKVGEVLRRWPHLLEVFLEASPAFQKLKNPLLRRTMPNLVTVAQAERMGGLEPGTLVARLNRALGVEELPQAPSGEGESLLQAPPPSWLSAPLGFHLDVRPILEAGGEPFQAIMAAAKEVKPGERLVLEVLFEPIPLYKVLAKQGFLAWCERVGERHYRAHFYRKGQGEEAGVPREAPFTEEAWANPHKEVTIEPHWEPPLPMQAVLEALAELKPGQRLLVHHVRRPIHLLARLEEEGVRYALKDLGPGRVEILIEKP; translated from the coding sequence ATGGCGGGTAAGGATCGGGAAAAGGTGACCCCGGAGATGAAGGTGGGGGAGGTCCTAAGGCGCTGGCCCCACCTCCTGGAGGTCTTCCTGGAGGCGAGCCCCGCCTTCCAGAAGCTCAAGAACCCCCTCCTCCGCCGCACCATGCCCAACCTGGTCACCGTGGCCCAGGCGGAGCGGATGGGGGGCCTGGAGCCCGGGACCCTGGTGGCCCGGCTCAACCGGGCCCTGGGGGTGGAGGAGCTCCCCCAGGCGCCTTCCGGGGAGGGGGAAAGCCTCCTCCAGGCCCCGCCCCCCTCCTGGCTTTCCGCCCCCCTGGGCTTCCACCTGGACGTGCGCCCCATCCTCGAGGCCGGCGGGGAGCCCTTCCAGGCCATCATGGCCGCGGCCAAGGAGGTGAAGCCGGGGGAAAGGCTCGTCCTAGAGGTCCTCTTTGAGCCCATCCCCCTCTACAAGGTCCTGGCCAAGCAGGGCTTCCTCGCCTGGTGCGAGAGGGTGGGGGAGCGGCACTACCGGGCCCACTTCTACCGGAAGGGGCAGGGGGAGGAGGCGGGGGTGCCCCGGGAGGCCCCCTTCACCGAGGAGGCGTGGGCCAACCCCCACAAGGAGGTGACCATAGAGCCCCACTGGGAACCCCCCCTTCCCATGCAGGCGGTTTTGGAGGCCCTGGCCGAGCTCAAGCCCGGCCAGAGGCTTCTCGTCCACCACGTGCGCCGCCCCATCCACCTCCTGGCCCGGCTGGAGGAGGAGGGGGTTCGCTACGCCCTGAAGGACCTGGGCCCCGGGCGGGTGGAGATCCTCATAGAAAAGCCCTGA